The region CTAACCGGCTTCTCCACCCATGTTCACGGGGAGAACGGCATTGGCGGCGTTCAGCTGCCGCCCTCCCGGCAGGTGCCGGTACAAGAGACGGCAGCGGAGTTCATCACGCGGATGGCGGATGAGCATCTGGGAGAGCTGGTCCTGGTGACGCTCGGACGGCTGACGAACCTGTCGCTGGCCCTGGATCTGGACCCGCAGCTGACCTCTAAGCTGAAGAAGGTAGTGGTTATGGGCGGTACGGTCTTTAAGCCGGGCAACGTTACGCCGGTAGCCGAGGCCAATCTGTGGGGCGACCCGGAAGCGGCTGACCGCGTGTTTACTTCCGGGCTGCCTGTAATGATGATCGGACTGGATGTGACACTCCAGACGCGGATTACATCTGAGCATGTTGAGCTGCTGAAGCGGCATGGACGGGAAGAGAATAAGGCGGTTATCGACTTCATGGAAGAGTCGCTGGCGTATTATTTTAAATTTTACCGCGAGGCGAACTATCTCATTAACAGCGCTCCGCTGCATGATCCGCTGGCCCTGATGGCCGCCTTGCAGCCGGATCTCGTAACCTGCCGCCGGATGAAGGTCCGTGTAGAGCATCAGGGAGTGTTCACCTCCGGTATGGTCGTAGCAGATTTACGGGCACAGCCCAAAGAAGGCGAATTCATTGAAGTGGCTGTAGATGTGGACGCTGAACGGGCGGTCGGTGTCTTTTTGAGCGTATTTATGTAGGTGTAAGGGGAACCCCGGACAGGTGAATCTGCAATGGTTACAATCTCTTCATTTGCTATATTTATCTAGTTTGCTAGAATAGTAGGGAATGTAAGGTTGAGAGATTCACAATCTATCTAAGAGAATGGGGAACTTATTCATATGAAGAAGCATTTGGCCAAAATAGTATTATGCGCAGCGATCTCACTAGGCAGCCTTACGGCACTCCCGGCAAGTGCGGTCCATGCGGCGCCTGCGGGTGTGAGTATTATGCTGGACGGTTATCCGCTGCCGTTCCCGGTAGAGCCGGTGATGATGAATGGAACGACTATGGTGCCTTTCCGCGCCATCTCAGAAGCCCTGGGAATTCAGGTGGAATGGAATCAGAAGGCCCGCAAAATCACGGCCACCCGGAAGGACGCAGCTGGCGCTGCTCCAACCGTAGTGGTCCTGACACTCGGCAGCAAAGATGCAGTCGTGAACGGGACAGTGGTGAAGCTTGCGGCAGCGCCGCAGGATATCCGCGGAACGACGATGCTGCCGCTCAAATTCTTCAGCCAGCAGTTCGGGGCGGCAGCCTCCTGGGATCAGGCGTCCAAGACCGTGTCCATCACCTCCCCGAAGCGGGACATGTACACCTTAGGCTTTTACGCACAGAAGGCGTACAGTGAGGTCTCGCTGATTCCGAGCTTTGATGCGGTTGCTTTTGGCTGGGCGCGGATTGACAAGGACGGCCAGTTCACCACCACGGGCAAGGATTTCTGGTGGCCGGAGGCGGCAGGCGAGGTTACGCCGGAATCGATTGTGCAGAATGCCGCAGCGGGTGGGACGGCACCCTACCTGATGGTCTATTCGAGTGACTCGTCGCTGGAGCTGAGCAAGAATCTGGAGGATACGCAGCTCAAGCAGCAGACGATCGCCAGTATTGTTGAACTTGCTTCCAGCAAGGGATTCAAGGGTATCGGACTGGATCTGGAAGGACTGGGACTGACCGGGGATAAGGCGCTGGTGCAGAGCCAATATAACGCTTTTGTCAAAAATCTCTCCACAGCCGCCCGTGCCGCCAGCCTCAAGCTGACCGTCATTCTGCATCCGCTGAACAGCTCCTACAAGGGGTATGACTACAAGACGCTGGGGACACTTGCGGACGATCTGGTTATCATGGCTTATGCCTATGAAGGGGAGACCGGGCCGGAGCCGATGAATAAGGTCGATGAGAGCATCCGGCTGGCGCTTGATCAGGTCAGCAAGGACAAGCTGATTCTCGGGATATCGGTCTACAGTGAGAACGAAGCCTCCGTCAATGCTAAGATCGGTCTGGCTAAGCGTTACGGCCTTAAGGGAATTGCGGTCTGGCGTCTGGGGATCATCGGCCAGCCGGTGCTGAACCGGATGGGCGAAGCTATCGAGCTGTAGCAGGTACTATCTATCTTAATGAAGACTGCTGTATGGTGAGCCTAAAACCGTGCAGCAGTCTTTTTGCAAAGAACAAATATCAAATGTCACATTAACCTCGCGGGCTAACCTGTATAATTCTATAGTTAACTTTATTGCGAATGTGCCAACATCCAAGGAGGACTATAGAAGATGAGTACGAAATATAAAGCACTGGAACTGGATAAGCCGATGACTTACGAGCTGGAAGGGCTGGAAGTCGGCGTGACCTCGAACTGCAATTTCCGCTGTGATTACTGCTGCGCTTATAATAGAAACGATGGTCAGACACTGGACGGTAAGGAGGTCATCCGCATTCTGGAGGAGCTGCCTAATCTGAAGCGTGTGCGTCTGTCGGGCGGAGAGGTTACACTGAAGTTTCAGGATTGTGTGGAGATCGTTGCCTATTGCACCTCCCGGGGCATTCAGACCCAGCTCAACTCGAACGGCAGCCTGCTGAATGAAGAGCGAATTGCACAGCTGGTCGAGGCAGGTCTGACCACGATACATATCTCTTTCAACTTCACCACCGCCGAGGGCTTCTCGCGTTATTACAACATTCACACCAGCGTATATCACAAAATCAGAGAGAACATCACCATGTTCGCCAAAACAAACGTGAATGTCGTCCTGGAGACGCTGCTGTTCAATGAAACACAGGATCATATGCAGGAAATCAGCGAGCATGTCTATTCTATGGGCGTAAGAACGCATGAAATCCAGAATAGTATTATCATGGGACATACCGGCTGGAAGGCGATTGCCGCCCGGGAACAGCTGAAGAATGCCGTCAATGAGCTGATTGCGCGGAAGCCGGAGGATACCACCCTCTACTTCACCTGTATGGACCGGTTCATGGACGCAATGGGCTTCGAGGAGCAGCCGGGCGTCTATTTCCCGCATTGCATTGAAGGGATGAAGCAGCTTCATCTGCACGGCAACGGCGATATTCTGATCTCCGAGCTGTGCCACCCGGTCATTATCGGCAATATCTATAACGGAACGTCACTGAAGGACTTGTACAGCAACATGCCGGCACCGCTGTCGGACTATCTGGAGAAACGGCCTTGCCCGGCGCTGGACGCTTTGTTCCCGCAAGGAGTATAGCTCATTTACCGGATCTGGCAGCAGAGAGAGTCAGTGCAGCGGTGTATGATGGCATAGTTAACATGGAGGGATGAGAACCATGCTTGGTGCAGTAAGACGCGGATTAATATCATCCAACCGTGTGCTGGAGCGGATCATGCCGCTGCTAACACCCGCAGCCATCGTAGTTGGCGTGCTCAATGAGGTGTCCCTGCTTCCGTTAACGTGGCTGGTGCCTTGGATCTTCGCCGGTATGACGCTGATCGGCAGTTTGAAATCGAATTTCCGGGATCTGCTAGCCGTGCTGGTCAAGCCGCAGAAGCTGATTATTCTGCTGGTTATCCTGCACGTTGTAATGC is a window of Paenibacillus sp. FSL H3-0469 DNA encoding:
- a CDS encoding nucleoside hydrolase, with protein sequence MSNSTTRIIIDCDTGIDDALAILYALRAPGVVVEGITTVFGNIDVQQAADNTLRLLELAAPGYEIPVALGASRALVRELTGFSTHVHGENGIGGVQLPPSRQVPVQETAAEFITRMADEHLGELVLVTLGRLTNLSLALDLDPQLTSKLKKVVVMGGTVFKPGNVTPVAEANLWGDPEAADRVFTSGLPVMMIGLDVTLQTRITSEHVELLKRHGREENKAVIDFMEESLAYYFKFYREANYLINSAPLHDPLALMAALQPDLVTCRRMKVRVEHQGVFTSGMVVADLRAQPKEGEFIEVAVDVDAERAVGVFLSVFM
- a CDS encoding stalk domain-containing protein, coding for MKKHLAKIVLCAAISLGSLTALPASAVHAAPAGVSIMLDGYPLPFPVEPVMMNGTTMVPFRAISEALGIQVEWNQKARKITATRKDAAGAAPTVVVLTLGSKDAVVNGTVVKLAAAPQDIRGTTMLPLKFFSQQFGAAASWDQASKTVSITSPKRDMYTLGFYAQKAYSEVSLIPSFDAVAFGWARIDKDGQFTTTGKDFWWPEAAGEVTPESIVQNAAAGGTAPYLMVYSSDSSLELSKNLEDTQLKQQTIASIVELASSKGFKGIGLDLEGLGLTGDKALVQSQYNAFVKNLSTAARAASLKLTVILHPLNSSYKGYDYKTLGTLADDLVIMAYAYEGETGPEPMNKVDESIRLALDQVSKDKLILGISVYSENEASVNAKIGLAKRYGLKGIAVWRLGIIGQPVLNRMGEAIEL
- a CDS encoding radical SAM protein, yielding MSTKYKALELDKPMTYELEGLEVGVTSNCNFRCDYCCAYNRNDGQTLDGKEVIRILEELPNLKRVRLSGGEVTLKFQDCVEIVAYCTSRGIQTQLNSNGSLLNEERIAQLVEAGLTTIHISFNFTTAEGFSRYYNIHTSVYHKIRENITMFAKTNVNVVLETLLFNETQDHMQEISEHVYSMGVRTHEIQNSIIMGHTGWKAIAAREQLKNAVNELIARKPEDTTLYFTCMDRFMDAMGFEEQPGVYFPHCIEGMKQLHLHGNGDILISELCHPVIIGNIYNGTSLKDLYSNMPAPLSDYLEKRPCPALDALFPQGV